The Tenebrio molitor chromosome 5, icTenMoli1.1, whole genome shotgun sequence genome has a segment encoding these proteins:
- the LOC138131344 gene encoding uncharacterized protein — protein MIFSLAIQPIILSLDSQMNIWYLDDGTLADYPEVVLSDFKKVINLSQEIGLELNFNKCEIFCCSGDTDLKVIKEFQNLAPGIKICDRESLSLLGSPIFDQGFKNTVEKTIITVENLLNKAELLNRHVAYTLIKNCLFIPKFNFLLRTNPFWKFSNYVNSIDSSLKSCLERILNLRLTDLQWRQSTLPIRFGGLGIRRISDICLPAFLSSINGVKKLVSLLLNSKDNELNIHHYDEALAAWGVANENEIPTIPQFQKNWDNINIKGIIANDLIFNSPRDLARFKALQCRESGSWLHAIPSPNIGTLLDNTSFQVCIGLRLGCNLCTPHICKCNAKVDEIGTHGLSCFKSSGRFSRHTEINSIINRSLTSIHVNSTLEPNGLSRDDGKRPDGMTLVPWIKGQPLVWDVTVVDTLADSYVLKSSEVSGFAAEMACKRKHSKYSSIISSNYVFKGLAFETLGPWCKEAIDFINVIGNRLIAESGDSKSKKFLFERISLAIQRGNAASIRGTFPDSAILSEIFVL, from the coding sequence atgatttttagtcttgccattcaaccaattattttatctttggattctcaaatgaatatatggtatttagatgatggaaccttagctgattacccagaagtagttttatccgactttaagaaagttataaatttatctcaggaaattggccttgaattaaactttaacaaatgcgagatcttttgctgttctggagacacagatttaaaagtcataaaggaatttcaaaatttagcaccaggcattaaaatctgtgaccgagaaagtttatctcttttaggttctccaatctttgaccaaggtttcaaaaacaccgtcgaaaaaactataattacagttgaaaatcttttaaacaaagctgaactccttaacagacacgtggcttatactttaatcaaaaactgtcttttcataccaaaatttaattttttattaagaacaaatccattttggaaattttctaattatgttaattcaattgattcttctttaaagtcttgtttagagagaatacttaatttacgtttaactgatttacaatggcgtcagtccactttaccgattagatttggtggtctgggaattcgtcgcatttccgatatttgcctccctgctttcctatcttcaattaatggggttaaaaagcttgtttctttattactaaactcaaaggataatgagcttaatattcaccattatgatgaagctttagcagcctggggtgtagcaaatgagaacgaaataccaacaattccacaatttcagaagaattgggataatattaatatcaaaggaataattgccaatgacttaatctttaattcacctagagacttggctcgttttaaagctttgcaatgcagagaatcaggatcttggttacatgcaataccttctcctaatattggtactcttttagataacacttccttccaagtttgtattggtttaagattgggttgtaatctttgtacacctcatatttgcaaatgcaatgcgaaagttgacgaaattggcacccacggtctaagttgtttcaaaagcagtggtagattttcaagacacactgaaattaattccattatcaatcggtctttaacttcaattcatgtgaattcaactttagaaccaaacggactgtctcgggatgacggaaaacgcccagatgggatgactttagtaccgtggattaaaggtcaacctttggtttgggacgttactgttgtagatacacttgcagacagttacgtattgaaatcatctgaagtctcaggttttgccgctgaaatggcttgcaaacgcaaacatagcaaatatagttcaatcatttcgtcaaactacgtgtttaaaggtttagcatttgaaaccttaggcccttggtgcaaagaagccatcgatttcattaatgtcatcggaaaccgacttatcgcggaatcaggcgattcaaaatcaaagaaattccttttcgagaggatttcccttgccattcaacgtggaaacgctgcaagcattcggggcacttttccagattccgcaatattatcggaaatttttgtattataa